The DNA region ccactatggatcctagatgtagagtcgagtgctttgttgctgatctaacgttgtccgtaacatgataaccataaaggcagttgatgggtactccacaaagcatgctgagggacatgagtgtcctagatggaatttgccaatcctacgtaacaggataaatgtctatgggcccaatattgaactggacaagggtgacacggtctataccttgtgttcaatatagacataagggcaaaggggtaattatacacataattattatcacaggaggttttgtcagatcacatgacattttcgtgacttgggtagcagtgatgtgttgctagataccgctcactatttattatgttaaatgcgtgatttaatataattgccaacgtcgcgaaaacctatagggtcacacacaaaggacggattgatgagagatagaataattaaggaacaccgtaaggtacggtgtacttaagtgggagacgaaatatggtaaggtaccaaatacttaagtgattttggcatattatgagatatgggccaaaattcacttaagtgggctttttggcttgaagcccacacaagtggttctataaatagaaccccttggctagaagcattgtcactccattccactcagacagaaattcaagtagagacttggaattttgtttccctctttctctcactcaaagccttcattcataacagctagcactgcgattgaaggaatccgttcgtgtggactgagtagagacgttgtcatcgttcaacgttcgtgatcgccccgtggatttgtatcaaaggttttgatcattatcagagatctgcaccaaaggtttgaatcgccacaagaggtaacgattctatcactgatcatgcccattcgtaaggatcactaaatggagaaatttttaaattccgctgcgccttggatgacaattctcccACACAATGACTCTCAGCATGGAGGAAGCAATATAGAAAGTGCAAGTGTGGATAGTGAAACTGAAGAAGAAAGCAATGCTCAATGCCAAGATCATCCAAGACCATTAGTGAGACAAAGGAGAAGGTCTGGACACTTGAATGATTATGTTACAAACTCAGAAGGAGAGGAAAATGAGCATCTACCCAACTTAGCAGTCTTTTGCAACATCAATGATCCCATTAACTATGATGAAGCAGTCAAGGAGGAAAAGTGGATGAAAGCCATGGACTTGGAAATTTAGAGTATTGAGAAGAATAATACTTGGAGCCTAGTAAGTCTACCATCTGGTGCCAAGAAATTTGATGTCAAATGGATATACAAAACAAAACTGAATGAGAAAGGTGAAGTAGATAAATACAAAGCAAGACTTTGTGGATAAAGGGTACTCGCAACAACATGGCATAAATTACAACGAAGTCTTTGCTCCTGTAGCAAGATAGGACACCATAAAAATTGTTTTCGCTCTCGCAGTATGCAAAAAGTGGCAGGTATACTAGCTtgatgtcaagagtgcattccttcATGGTGAATTGATGGAAGATGTGTATATAGATCAACCTCTTGACTAtgaaaatggaggaaaagacAAGGTTTGCAAGCTGAGAAAGGCTCTTTATGGCCTTAGGAAGGCTCCAAGGGTCTGGTACAACAAAATAGAGGCATACTTCAATCAATAGAATTTTGAAAAATGCCCTCATGAGCATACATTGTTTGTGAAGCATAGTGAAGACAAAATATTGGTTGTCAGCttgtatgtagatgatatgataTATATCTAGACAATAATTAACAAATGTTTGAAGGATTCAAGGAGTCAATGAGGAATATGTTTGCCATGATAGATATAGGAAAGATGAGATACTTTCTTGGGGTGGAAGTAAAGCAAGGAAGGGAAGGAATCTTTATCTGCCAACAGAAATATGAAAATGAAATACTCACAAGGTTTGGGATAGACCAATGCAATAAAGTTTGTAATCCCATTGTGTCAGGCTGCAGGTTGACTAATGATGAAAATGGCAGGCCAGTTGATGCCATGAGCTACAAGCAGATGGTGGAAAGTCGTATGTATTTGCTTGCTACCAGGGCCTATCTTGCCTATTTAGTATGCTTGGTTTCTAGATACATGGAGAGACCAACTGAAATTCACTTGGTAGCTGCAAAAAGAATCTTAAGGTACTTGAGGGGAATTGTAAACTTGGGAATTCTATACAAGATGAATGATGAGCTTGTATTGCAAGGGTGGTCAGGTTCCGATTATGTTGGGGATTGTGATGACAGGAAAAACACTACATGGTATGTGTTCAAGCTCGGATCAAGTCCTATATCATGGTCTTTAAAGAAGCAGTCTATTGTGACTTTGTCAAGCACTAAAGCTGAGTTTGTTGCAGCATCATCGTGTGCTTGTAGGGCAATGTGGCTTCAAAGGATTTTGCATAAGCTTGGTGAGACTCAGAATCAAGGCACAATCATCATATGTGATAACATTTCCACAATCAAGTTGTCAAAGAATCCTGTAATGCATGGAAGATACAAGCATATAAATGTGAGATTTCATTTTCTTAGAGACTTGACCAAGGATGACACAATAGAGATGAAACATTGCAACACAGAAGAGCAAATTACAAATATTCTAACAAAGCCAGTGAAACTTGAGACCTTGAATTACATCAGAGCAAGACTTGGAATGTGTGTTATTTGAGTCTTATTGCTAACTTGTATGAATCGAGTGTTTGTATCATGTTgtaatatgtttttttttgttaaatTTGAGATTAGGGGAGTGTGTTAGAAGTTGTTATGCCATTAGAATAACTAACTAGAAATTAGTTATGAAGTAGTTCCTCATTTGTGAGGTTGCTTGCTATATAAGCAACTAAAACATGGTGTATTGTTGAGCTGAAAATCTCTGCATTATTGAATCTCTGCATTATTGAATAACAACTACTCTCATATTCTTACATCTGATTCAATTAGTGGTTGAAGTTAGATTTTAAAAACTTCTAATGTTCAAATCTTTATTTTGTAATGTATGTGATAAATACGCAGCAACTATAAGTGTTTTGTTTCATAGGGGGGGTAGTAACCACAAGTCCAAGCCCAAACTGAATTGGCCAGATGGATACAATGTGATATTAATTATTGACATTACTTTCTCCGTTCACAAATTTGAATTTTCTATACACACTACAAGGAGACTACTTCCCATATATAAACACTTTAAATGTGTGAAAATTGTCCAATGTAAAACATTAAAGTTTTTTCAATTCATTAACCACACTTGAACTTTAACGCATTAGCAAGTGTTCCATCATTAAATGTTTCAACAAAAGCTCGTGCCATACATAAGAATACTTTAGCCACATATTTGACTAGGATTTCTCCACCTACTTTAGAAAAATATTTCCTAAAACTTGGTTGGTGGATTTATTTTAAAAAGTGTTAAAAAAGTAACTATTTTTAAATAGCTTCAATGTTTCAACAAGTTGTGCAATTGAATAAAAAAGTCCTACATGACAGTTTCAACAACTTGTGCAGGGTTAATATATCAAAATGACAGTAACAGTTTAAGTAACAAACATGTCTTATTTAGTGAAACTAAATAGTCTTAGCTATAATGTGGTTCATCCTGCTCTCAAGCCCTTCTAGGTGATCCTCCAGAACTTCTATTTCAACCAGCTTGTTATTCTCGTCAACGAGGTTTTTAGCCACTGCAATTGCATCTTCAATCTGCTGGATCTCTTGTGAGGAGAGCTTCAAATTAATATCCTTTTTCTTTAAAGTGTTCGTCATTTTGTAAATGTAGTCATCCAATGCATTCACTGCTTCGGCCTTCCTTAGGAATTTCTTGTCTTCAATATGGTATTTCTCAGCTTCTtgaattaattttttaatttcctCACTTGACAATCTATCTCTGTGACTGGTTATTGTAATTGCGTTCAAAACTCCAGAAACATTATTATTAGCTGAAACAGTCAAAATACCATTTTCATTAATAGCAAAACAAACATTTGAGATATGGCTGCCGCGAGGAGCTGGGGGAATGCCAGAAAGAGTAAAGGAACCAAGCAAATTGTTGTCACTGGCTCttgttctctcaccctcataAACCTCAATCAAGTCACTGGTTTGGTTATCTTGAACTCTAATATATGATCTTGTCCTATTGACAGGAATGCAAGTGTTCTTAGGAATCACCACATTCATGATATCTCCGTGTATTAACCTGCCAAGAGACAAAGGTGTAACATCCTGCAGCACCAACTTTGGAACATTCTTAACATCTTCACTCAACAATGCGGCCTGAACAGCTGCCCCATAAGCTACAGCCTCATCAGGATTAATGCTCATGCACAACTCCTTTCCCTTAAAAAAGTCTTGTAATAGCTGTTGTACTTTTGGAATTCTAGAAGATCCACCAACAAGAACAACATCATCTACCCTTCCCTTATCCATCTTAGCATCGGTAAGACAACTCTCAACGGTCTTCATACACTCATTGAAAAGGTCCATATTCATTTCCTCAAACTTAGCCCTATTGATGGATGAAGAAAAGTCAATGCCTTGAAATAAAGAATCTACTTCAATAGTTGCAACAACAAGAAAAGAAAGTGATCTTTTTGCCCTCTCACAAGCACTTCTCAACCTTCTCAATGATTTGGCATTTCCACTAATATCCACTTTGTTCTTTTTCTTGAACTCTTGTACGAAGTACTTCACCATTCTATTATCAAAGTCTTCTCCTCCAAGGTGAGTGTTTCCAGCAGTTGCCTTAACTTTAAACACATTACCCTTAATAGATAGTAGAGACACATCAAAAGTGCCACCACCAAgatcaaacacaaaaatattcCGTTCTCCATCATAATCAGTCCTCTTGTCAAGACCATACGCAACAGCTGCAGCAGTAGGTTCATTCATTACCCTCATAACATTGAGGCCAGCAATAACACCAGCATCTATAGTGGATTTTCGCTGAGCATCATTAAAATAAGCTGGCACAGTAACAACTGCATTCTTAACATTTGATTTTAAATATGTCTCAGCAATTTCTCGCATCTTGGTGAGTATCATAGATGATACTTCTTCGGCATATAGTTGCTTTTCCTGATCTTTGTACTTAACCATGATCATGGGTTTGTCATTGTCACCAGCAATGACCTTGAATGGCCATAAAAGTATATCATCTTGAATAATAGGATCACTAAACTTCCTACCAATTAACCTCTTAGCATCTGATAAAATAAAGATATGAATAAGGTTTAATTGCTCGATTGATCCCTAAACGAATATGAAAATTCTAAATAGATTTATAAACTTGTTATAAATAATTTGTAGTTAGGGTTTCAAGcttttaaaataaataaaaaagagtAGAAGTTACCAAAGACTGTGTTTTGAGGGTTTGCAGCAGCTTGATTCTTAGCAGCATCACCTATTAATCTCTGATTTTGGGTGAAAGCAACAAAAGAAGGTGTTGTTCTATTGCCTTGATCGTTGTGAATGATCTCAACTCGACAGTGTTGTTCCTGCCATACTGCAACACATGAATACGTTGTGCCAAGGTCTATTCCCACAACACAATTTATTTCCTGTTTTTTCTTCATATTAGAGATCGATATAGTAGTAGAAGTAGGGTTTCTTGTGTTTGGAGAAAAAAGTTATAGGGTTTCTTCAAAAGTAAAATACTTGAAACTATATATAGTTATTGTTTCGCATGTGTTTGGAATCCCAGGTGCGGTGCAAAACATGTAACTGTTTGGTTTGGTGGTGGATTGAAAAAATACTTGCCTTTTCGGAATGAAAATTTTACCCTTAGCTTCATTAACTATCCACCTATCCCTGTATTAAAAAATTTTTTTTTGACCAAAAGCGCTCCAATAAATAagttatatttttaaaattttctaTTTTTACTTTAGTCCTATTTTAAGTTTTTTTTGGAAACACACATTTTATTACTATAAATCGGAACTCATTTTGCAAGACTTCCGATTTACATTTCATATATTGGAACATATTTAGTAAGTATTCTGGTTTCTCCAATTCACCGAAATTTATTGCAAAAGTCATTCGATTTTCAAATTACACACCAAAACTCTTCATAAAAGTCTTTCGATTTTTCATTACTTTCACCAAAAGTCTTCTCAAAAGTGTTTCAGATGTTTGAATTTTTCCGCATCGAAACTCTTTTAAAAAGTGTTTCGATTAGTTTTTTTTATAATGGCTTGAACACGAGGCAAATACGATAAGATTCCAGATTGTGGTTTAGGACGTGGCGCTCCATCGATGTTGGCTGGTGAGAAAGAGCAAATTGGTGCATTTGCATCCGCAACACAACCGATTGACTTTTCAGGAGGGTCatacgatacgtctcttttggtaAAGTACGAGCATCATATTGCTTGACATTTATGGTTCAGTGAGGTAAGTAGACGACACATATTTGATATTGAATAGTATTTGAATTTTTTATGTAGTGTTTtataatatgtgttttaattgttttcagGAGAGAGGTCTgaagaaagagttgaaggttgtTGGACATGGGTTGAAGCTGGCATCGAGGGTTCCACAAGCTCTTCCATAATAGATGGAAAGTTGGATTTCTATATCTGGATTATCTTCACTTCAGAGAAATCAGTTTGAAGAAGATAGACACAAACCTGATATCTACATTTGTGGAgagatggcatctagagacatcttcatttcacatgtcGTTTGGTGAGATGAACATTACTCTTAATGACGTCTCTTGTTTgcttcacttgcccatcaggggAGTGCTCTGGAGCCCTCAATATGTCACTGAAGAGGTTGTTGTTGATTACTTAGGAGTGTCACAGAGTGAGCAAGAAACACGTAGCTGTAGGGGTTCTTACTATAAGTTGAAGTGGTTATATGATTTATTCATAGCGCATAAAGCTGCTTCTAGCTTGGCATATGCGACTATAACGTATTTGCTGATGTTGGTGGATTCCATATTTTTTGCCGACAAGACTTTTACACTTGTCGATGCATGATACCTCTTACTATTTACAGGCATAAGGATACAGTTGGGGAGCAGTTGCGTTGGTTACCTTTTACAGATATCCCGGAGATGCTTCCATGTTTAGTTGCAAACAActcggtggatatcctactctcctacatgtatttaatttaatttagtttattatatgttaattaattttatttagtatattaatttaatttattttgtttattatgttttaatttattttatttggTAAATTTATAGTATTAATTTTGTAACAGTGTTGGATTCACGAGTATTTTCCAACCGTTGAAAAAAGATGAGAGAATTTTGTCGCACTTTAAGTTTCACTATCAGTATTCTTGTATTTCTCACTTTTATCACAACaaaatattaatttgttacttctccctTTCTTTTGAAAGTATATTATATTTTGGTGAAGGTGCCCTTAGATTTAGTTGATATCCAAATTCAGTTGGATATTTGTAACTTCATCCAATAAAACAATAAGAATGATATTcaattttatttatgttttaatattattttgtttaaaaataaattaaaattttaaacttatggtttaaatgcatttttaatcCTTTAATTTGGGCATTTTAAACTATTAATTCTCCTACTATATAACTCAGCCTTATGGTCCATTAATTTCACTTTCTTTGGAATTTTTGTGGCCTCCCTCCAATTTTGTTTATTTGTCATCTTCATTTATGATGTGACACTTCGACTATAATGTCATGTTAGTAAACCATgcttttttttataaataaataagttttttaattaaaaaacatTTAAAACAATTTTTATTAAACTTACTAATTTATATAATGTTATAAAATCTAAAAATTAAAAGACATTGCATTGTTAACATTTCAGTCCTAATTCATATCTCCACAAGAACCCTAACCCCATTTTCACAACCTTCATCATGTAAATCGAATCAATCTCCCAATATTTTGCACAAAACTTGCGAAGCTCAATCATCATCTTTCACTGTCGCATCTCAATCACCATTTTTCGAACCGCATTCAACCTACAAGAGTTAATTTCTATATTTGAAAGTTTGTGCTTGCGAAGATGACGAATGCACGGTCTAATAGGGAGAGAAATGAAAAAGTCAAGTATTGTGTAAGGTATGTTTATTTGTCCTTTTTGCAAATGTCAGTGGTCCATATGTTTCCTTTTCTTCATTCGTATTCAGGGGTCCACCATGCTCTTTTTTTATGTATTCTCGTGGTCCCACTTGTAATGTTGTATGATTTTTCTCATTGTGGGTCCATTGTTGTTAATTTAAAGCATTTTTTCCGATTATTTCTCAGGCCAGCTAATAGTCATAAGGTTAGGTTGAGATTACACCATAGGGGAAGATTAAAAGAGAAACATGTTAAATGGCATGCTGATGGGGATGTTTTTGAGATGAATTGGAAGTGAGATGTGTATTACATGTCATACATGGAATTAAAGAGTTTGATTCAAAGTGAGGGTTACGATAATATAAAGTGTTTGCGGTATTGGAATCCTGAATATAGCTTTCCTCGTGGTCTTAGACCATTAAATAATGATCAGGATGTTTTACAATTTTCCAAAGATGTCATAGGATATGAGATAATAGATGTATATGTGGAGCATAATGTGGAAATTTCTAAGATTGTGAATGCTAGAGAAATAGATACTAACATTgatggtgataatgatgtataATGCATAGTTTTAAAAGTGTCAATGGTGTTGATGAACATGTTAGTAATAAACATGTCGATTATGCAAGTGAACTTGGGCAAGAAGGAAGTGAGTTATAAACTAACAATGATATAGACACCCAATCAAAATTATGAGTATTAAAAAATTGGGTTAAATATGTTTTTAGTCACTATAAATATTGACTATTTCACTTTTAGTCCCTCAAAATATTTTTTCGAAGAATCGTTCTCCTAATATTTACCGTTCTCACTTTTGGTCTATGTCATCAACTTCCTCTAACGGGTGGCACGCAACGTTGCAAGCCACGTCACTTAAATTCAACATCTTGGTTGACTAAAAAAAAGTGTTAGATTACGGGGGTTATAAACCTCTCTAAATTTAAAGATCTTCCCATTGTTCATCTTgctcttcttcttctccttcaccATGTTGTGAATTCACATGAAAAAATAAAGATTAAACTAGATGGTTCCCATTCCATTAATTGTAGCTTTAGTGCATCAATTTACTTATATCTCTTCTTTGGATGATTTTGTATAGAATTCAAGTACAAAATTCATAGTTGTGCAAATGCAAATTATGAGCTTTATGTTAGATATGTTTATAACCTTATGATTTCTATTGATATAGAAATTAAGAACACAATTCTAAACTAATCCTTGAGTCAAATATGTCATCGACTCACATCCCTTAAACTCATACCATAATTCATCCAGAGAATGAAAAGGGAAGTGTACCTGAGTTTGACATTAAAATCATTGAAGGTTTGTGAGTATGTGATCTTTCGATTTGTAGAGTTCTTTCAGGCTCCTTGACTCTCTTCTGATGGGGATGAAGAGAGTATCTTGATTAACCATGTTTTTCTTTTTGCTCTACAAATGGGAACCATAACCCATTCAAATAACCCTATGGTTATTTCTTAGTTTTTAATATTCTAATCTTTCCCTCATCAGATTAGATATTGACTTGTAATATCTACACAATAACCTTACCTTTCATTACTTTTATGTTTTTAGCCACAAACTTACTTAATATTAATTAGACCCATTTAAATCTTGACTAATTAAAAAATGACCCTAACACCTTAATTCTTACATTTGTGACCAAAAGTTCTAACAAACTCCCACTTGTCACATATGTAACTTTACGCACGTGTTAGACTTTATAAGCTAAAAATTTACCATTATATACATTTCAAGCATATCCAAGTAATATCGTCCATTAGTCATGCTAGCATACATAATCAAAATGATTTTTGTTGTATCAATCATAACTAAACCCATCAATGATCATTAATAATGACATAACTAAATGACATAGATTCATCATGAAATGTGTAGCATAAAAATCACTTGAAGTTGGTTTGTACATTTCAATTTTCAACTGGTCCTACTTTATTTTAGAGAGATCATTTAATAACCTTATTGTACCAAATGCAATAAGCTTATTGTTAAACTTTATTAATTAGAAAATATCTAAAACCAGAGTATGCATACATAATACCAAACATAGAACACAAAATTCATAAATGACTAATTCCCACTAAACTAAAAAGTCCTCTAATCGTAAAACACCCACATGAGCAGTGTGCCCATGAAAGACATTGGGTGGAAAACCTTTTGTAAGTGGATCTGCTACCATGGAGTTTGTCCCTGAGTGTTTTATGGGAATTTTTCTACTTTGTAGAATTTCCTTAACAACTAGGAACTTGATGTCAATATGTTTTGACTTGGGAAAGTTCCTATTATTGTTGGAATATAGGACGATTGATTTATTGTCATGGTATAACTTAAGTGGTCTTTCAATTCCTTCCATAATTTGCACCCCAATGACAAGTTTCCTCAACCAAATATCATGGTTGGAAGCCTCACAACATGCTATAAATTATGTTGCCATGGTGGATGAAGCCGTAAGAGTTTGCTTGGCACTGTGCCAAGAAATTGTACCACCCTCCAACATGTACATATATCCTGAAGTGGATCTTTACTATCTTGGCATCTAGTAAAATCTGAGTCAGAGTATCTAGTGACCTCTAACTATTCTTGCCTCCTATATATGAGCATATAATCTTTTGTTTTCTTTAAATACCTCACAAACCTTTTATCTGCTTTCCAATGATCCAATCCTATATTTCTCAAGTATCTTCGTAACACCCCTAACTATGAACGCAATATCTAGACACGTATAAACTTATGCATACACCAAACTCCATATAGTTGACGCGTAAGAATTCCTTTGCATTTATTTAATTTCTAAGTTTCCTTTTGGGCACTATCTAAGACTAAATTTATCTCCCTTAGCAATTGGAGTATCCCCTGGTTTACACTCCTGCATGTCAAACCTTTTAAGTACCTTTCAATAGAGCTCCTTTGTGATTATCCTAAAATACCTCGAGATCGGTATCAGTGCATATGAATTCCTAATAAAAAGGAGGCGTCACCAAGATatttcattttgaattttttttatagGAATTTATTTGTTTCGTGCATCATGTATATAACATTGATGGCAAGCGGCATGTCAAAAACATACAGGATCCATAATATGTACTTGCTCCCACTAAATTTATGATACACACAATCTTCAACAACATTTACCTCAAAACAAAATGAGACAATTACTTCATGAAACTTGTGCACCATTGACGAGACGTCTGCTTTAGTCCATAAATGAATTTTGTCAATTTCCAAACCATATTCTTTGAGTCTCCCGACACAAAGTTTTATGGTTGTAGCATATAGATTGTTTCATCAACGTTGCCATTTATCGCGCCGCGAAAAATACTTGAGTGCATTCCATGCTTAAAGATACAACTGAGTCGCgcaccgaactttatttattccaaaggaaagggaaaatatcgataaaacccaaggggaaGAGAAAATGgataaggaagtcggttatgcaaggggaaggaattagcatccctcacattcgttatactcaatgggaaccattttgattgttctttgcgCGAATGAatgttattatctaaaggttatTTGCAATTGATTTTAATTAAGGGAAAGAGAAATTTATTAATTACtgtgctcaccaaggattcaACCCTTCATGTCTACATATTCTCGTAGTGCAACGAGAAAATCAGAGCTTCATAGTTCATGGTAGAAACTACATATTTATTTATCTGATCCTAGTTCAGATGCTATAAGCTTTTAGTCTGACTGCTAAGGAACAGATTATAACAGTTCTTTTACGAAAAGAAGAATCATTTGTTTTAGAAGAGTTTGAAAGAAAAAAAGTtgattgaattaa from Lathyrus oleraceus cultivar Zhongwan6 chromosome 1, CAAS_Psat_ZW6_1.0, whole genome shotgun sequence includes:
- the LOC127074652 gene encoding heat shock cognate 70 kDa protein translates to MKKKQEINCVVGIDLGTTYSCVAVWQEQHCRVEIIHNDQGNRTTPSFVAFTQNQRLIGDAAKNQAAANPQNTVFDAKRLIGRKFSDPIIQDDILLWPFKVIAGDNDKPMIMVKYKDQEKQLYAEEVSSMILTKMREIAETYLKSNVKNAVVTVPAYFNDAQRKSTIDAGVIAGLNVMRVMNEPTAAAVAYGLDKRTDYDGERNIFVFDLGGGTFDVSLLSIKGNVFKVKATAGNTHLGGEDFDNRMVKYFVQEFKKKNKVDISGNAKSLRRLRSACERAKRSLSFLVVATIEVDSLFQGIDFSSSINRAKFEEMNMDLFNECMKTVESCLTDAKMDKGRVDDVVLVGGSSRIPKVQQLLQDFFKGKELCMSINPDEAVAYGAAVQAALLSEDVKNVPKLVLQDVTPLSLGRLIHGDIMNVVIPKNTCIPVNRTRSYIRVQDNQTSDLIEVYEGERTRASDNNLLGSFTLSGIPPAPRGSHISNVCFAINENGILTVSANNNVSGVLNAITITSHRDRLSSEEIKKLIQEAEKYHIEDKKFLRKAEAVNALDDYIYKMTNTLKKKDINLKLSSQEIQQIEDAIAVAKNLVDENNKLVEIEVLEDHLEGLESRMNHIIAKTI